tagggttagggctggaaatttctagcccgataaaattaaaacccgattagcccgcacccgattaacccgcgacccgttaggctagacccgaaaacccgatgggctggcccgaaaacccgataaaatttctattattcttttttttactcataattcgacattttattgattaattttataatatagataactaaaaaaataactttcaattttatattaaatatacaaattatatattgaatttttattaatataataattgataaataaattaaaaacttcaaattcacttaaaaaaatatttaaatttctacaacatgcattaaaatttctcgaaatatctcaaatattagtatttgatcatgtttatgattgagtttgaccatatatctcaaatgtatcataattaaatattttacattttatgaatataactaattttcatcgttatttattggattgattgcatgttaatcttatcggtagcaacccgattaacccgctgggctagcccgaaacccgagcttttagggttagggttgaacttttacaacccgaaaaaattcacaaaccgattagcccgcacccgattgacccgcaacccgagtagggccggcccgaaacccgatgggccgacccgattgacatccctactatGCTTTCAGACATACTACGAATTTAACAATAATGGAGGACAATCCATATCACATGCTTCAAACTGGTtgttaattttgaatttcaacATTGAATATATATCAACTATTAgctccaaaaaaaaatacttctaTTAAGAGGCCATAATAGTTTTATCAAGACCAAATTGCATATCAAATCAAGATAGAACCTTTCTTAAacatagaaccattcttaaacgtagaacaaatgccaaacggaggtcgttagatcttttaatccaatggtgttgatttgcacagcaacttcccattgcaaccaaaactattattaatgggtgaatgcagagaagtgaaaaaataaagcatgcatggactcttcttcgtttcattcattcttccatcaacatgtgagttttttcacatgttgagtccagaatgtcgtgaaaacatagtctaatatgtatgatttttaatcttgaccgttaTTTTTTCcccatccaatgaataaaatatgtagaggtctaggttctacacttaagaatggttctatatTACACAACCCTTGAAGAGTTAAATCTAATTTATAGCAAGATCCAAATTTAGAATTTAAAATTGCAATTACCTCTAAGATGAGCAAAGAGGAAAAGGAAAGGGGCTAGAAATTGTGAGTGGAATTTCACTACCTTCATCTCCTTCCAATCCCCacaaattctctcatttccttcACAACACATTCATGGCTTCGGCCACCAATAATCGCCGTAGCCCCAAATCCTCAAACATATCCGGCTCCGGAGAGTCCAGGCTCCGCCGCACTAAGCGCACGCTCTCCAATATCTTTTGCGGCGCTTTCCGTTCCAAGTCAACTCTTCAGgtctgttttttttaaaaaaatttcttgaATGAATTAGAAACCAGTAGCCTACTGATTATGCAATTCTTCTAGCTATGATGCTTTCTTGATTGAGCCAACTGCTTAGAGTGAGCTGCTTTGACCTTTTGATTTTGCCAGCTGTGTGTTTTGTGCTGAATTGATGCTTGAAATGTGCAAAATATGAGCTAATTTTCGGTGGCTGGAAAGTATTTTTTCCATGATCGATTAGCTTTGTATTCTGTTCCGAAGTGGTCTAATTTTGTTGATCAAGACTCAAGAGGGGTTTGGAGTTGTGGCTAGGGTAAAGGGGTAATTTAGCGATTTGGAGGCTAAATATTCAGACTAATAAGAAACTTATGAAATTGTGTTATAGTACTACTTTGTTATAGGAGAGATTTGAAGCTATTGTGATCTTGGTGGATAATTAGTTGTTGCAGTTTGCATGTAATGTAAGGTATTTCAGAACTGAACTGAGTCAGAACTAATATGGTTGTTAGACAAAGATTACTGAAACTGGTGAGCAGATTGGAGAAGAGGATAAAAAGAATATCTTAATTGATATGCGAAATtattgtttcaatttttaggtATAGTATACAACTTGCTAGTACATGATTTTCCACCTAATGGTGATATTTTCTATGGGTTTGTTGTTTAATTTCTTCTGCTAGATTTTAGTAAGGCTGGTAATTGTTTTGTTCCTAGGAGCTGGGAGATGGCCCAGCAGTAACTTCAATTTGCTACACTAAAAGCTTATCTCTAGTTGATGCTCAAAACTCAACCGTAGAATCCTCTTCTGTTTTCACATCGGAATCAGGGGAGACAGTATCCGTATATGAAAATGGGGACTCATCTGACAGTAGTATCACTGTGGAAGCTTTTCCTGAATCTGGTCCAATCAATGTTCAGTCAAGCAGAGATATCAAAACTCTTCCACAATCGGTATGCATAGTATATTGTGATcgaaagtatatatatatatggtagaaCCTTAATCATGAAATTGTGGCATTGTCTGACAGCCTGCTCAAGAATCGATCTCTGATAACGCGATCAATTACATTGCGGAACTTATTGATGCCAATACAATAACTGAAGACACGGCTTCCATTTATCCAGGTCATGATCAGTCACAGGGGCTCATTGTTCAACACCCGCATTCAAATGATATTGTCGAATATAGCCACAATGCAGCTGTAGGCTACAGTTCTGATCCAAGGTCTCTTTCTATTGTCTCTGATTCTTTACCACGATTTGAATACCCCGGAGATGACCGTGCTCACATGTCAACAACTTCTAGTTCAGGGTTTATTGTGTCTGACAGTGACCAGAATTTGATAAATGGTGATCTGCTTCGCCTTGATTTGGTTAGTATCTCTTCCAACTCCTTATCTGGTAGCATTGCTGAAGTAAGTAGCCATGAAACTAGAAGAAACAGTATGAGGCTATTTTGGGATGCTTTGGCCAGGCGCAGCTTAAGAAGGAACATTGATTCGTCGACATTTGTTTTTGCAACTGGTCTAGCTGGTGACTTAGGTTCACATGACAGATGGCTTCTTGATTTCAGTGGTGATCTCCATTACTATGAGGCCAGTCGTGATCTTGATTCATTCAGTGTAGGACTTCATCGAAGATATGAAAGGAGATGGCTGTTGAGATCTGAGGTTGGTTATTCGCT
This genomic interval from Salvia splendens isolate huo1 chromosome 13, SspV2, whole genome shotgun sequence contains the following:
- the LOC121760180 gene encoding uncharacterized RING finger protein C4G3.12c-like isoform X1, with the protein product MASATNNRRSPKSSNISGSGESRLRRTKRTLSNIFCGAFRSKSTLQELGDGPAVTSICYTKSLSLVDAQNSTVESSSVFTSESGETVSVYENGDSSDSSITVEAFPESGPINVQSSRDIKTLPQSPAQESISDNAINYIAELIDANTITEDTASIYPGHDQSQGLIVQHPHSNDIVEYSHNAAVGYSSDPRSLSIVSDSLPRFEYPGDDRAHMSTTSSSGFIVSDSDQNLINGDLLRLDLVSISSNSLSGSIAEVSSHETRRNSMRLFWDALARRSLRRNIDSSTFVFATGLAGDLGSHDRWLLDFSGDLHYYEASRDLDSFSVGLHRRYERRWLLRSEDSETISGIDGEDEQTALCSSGLHLDGTCSCDSFFTAEESSSLANISRITLLAEALFEVLDEIHNQSLSLSLSTLSFPAPESVVDAFPLKYYKKNRNEESDSTEVRQCYICLADYEEGDKLRVLPCNHEFHTPCIDKWLKEVNRVCPVCRHDVCKGRGECSVSNAQVFSQ
- the LOC121760180 gene encoding uncharacterized protein LOC121760180 isoform X2, producing the protein MASATNNRRSPKSSNISGSGESRLRRTKRTLSNIFCGAFRSKSTLQELGDGPAVTSICYTKSLSLVDAQNSTVESSSVFTSESGETVSVYENGDSSDSSITVEAFPESGPINVQSSRDIKTLPQSPAQESISDNAINYIAELIDANTITEDTASIYPGHDQSQGLIVQHPHSNDIVEYSHNAAVGYSSDPSSGFIVSDSDQNLINGDLLRLDLVSISSNSLSGSIAEVSSHETRRNSMRLFWDALARRSLRRNIDSSTFVFATGLAGDLGSHDRWLLDFSGDLHYYEASRDLDSFSVGLHRRYERRWLLRSEDSETISGIDGEDEQTALCSSGLHLDGTCSCDSFFTAEESSSLANISRITLLAEALFEVLDEIHNQSLSLSLSTLSFPAPESVVDAFPLKYYKKNRNEESDSTEVRQCYICLADYEEGDKLRVLPCNHEFHTPCIDKWLKEVNRVCPVCRHDVCKGRGECSVSNAQVFSQ